A single region of the Lactobacillus isalae genome encodes:
- a CDS encoding IreB family regulatory phosphoprotein: MSSLDKTMHFDFNQNKGKNVYDTLQDVYNALEEKGYSPINQIVGYLLSGDPAYIPRHNDARNLILKHERDEIIEELVKSYLGKNK; the protein is encoded by the coding sequence ATGAGTTCGCTAGATAAAACAATGCATTTTGACTTTAACCAAAATAAGGGTAAAAATGTATACGATACTCTACAAGATGTATACAATGCACTTGAGGAAAAAGGCTATAGCCCAATCAATCAAATTGTTGGGTACTTGCTCTCAGGCGACCCTGCATATATTCCTCGGCATAATGATGCACGTAATTTAATCTTGAAACATGAACGTGATGAAATTATTGAGGAATTGGTTAAGAGTTATTTAGGTAAAAATAAATAA
- a CDS encoding cupin domain-containing protein — MTKQAAELAKKWLNDAEAILITASNGLSISEGLNLFANNQKLRDVVGNELIEKYHLPNLLTAFAFQYPNKLDYWRVVARVVEYYSNKYTPSVYMKNLKQIVGDKPYFVWTSNVDHHFSLAGFNNLFEIEGNWLEGVCSEHPENHGTYNLASKIHELYEKDQAGELTETDIPVCEQCNSPLDLNMAGDNFQINQHQVNNFQKFIQKYENKKLLILELGIGPRNQLIKAPSMQLVAANPNSRYITINKGEVLIPDLIADRSIGYSATIGDAFTEILTGKSYGAKTQDPIKKNIENNPSPQELQKQEQAIQNFYPNYMVDQSFRPGSFPMYLTIDKDHPSYLHTVKYGQSFMYSIGDAAIVHCFTQNGQYYKVRLGLDKSKNEVHGFYADPGTFIAIETTDNNGVGFSQISTEIPSGSNGEIFIPKKEKLLQLFPNQSKIIERLSIKE; from the coding sequence ATGACTAAACAAGCTGCTGAACTAGCAAAAAAATGGTTAAACGACGCAGAGGCAATTTTAATCACAGCTAGCAATGGTCTTTCTATTTCTGAAGGATTGAATCTATTTGCTAATAATCAAAAATTGAGAGATGTAGTAGGCAATGAACTGATTGAAAAATATCATCTACCTAACCTATTAACTGCTTTCGCTTTTCAGTACCCAAATAAGCTGGATTACTGGCGCGTAGTTGCTAGAGTTGTTGAATACTACAGCAACAAATACACACCTAGTGTATATATGAAAAACTTAAAACAAATAGTTGGTGATAAGCCTTATTTTGTTTGGACATCAAATGTTGATCACCATTTTTCTTTAGCTGGATTTAATAATTTATTTGAAATTGAAGGAAATTGGCTTGAAGGAGTATGTAGTGAACATCCCGAAAATCATGGCACCTATAATCTAGCTTCAAAAATTCACGAATTATATGAAAAAGATCAAGCGGGAGAACTAACTGAAACTGATATTCCAGTATGCGAACAATGTAATTCACCATTAGATTTAAATATGGCCGGCGATAATTTTCAAATTAATCAGCACCAAGTTAATAATTTTCAAAAGTTTATTCAAAAATATGAGAATAAAAAATTACTCATTCTTGAACTAGGAATTGGCCCAAGAAATCAATTAATTAAGGCTCCAAGCATGCAATTAGTAGCTGCCAATCCTAATAGTCGCTACATTACAATTAATAAAGGTGAAGTGTTAATTCCAGACTTAATAGCAGATCGATCAATTGGTTATTCAGCCACAATTGGGGATGCTTTTACAGAAATATTAACCGGTAAAAGTTATGGTGCTAAAACACAGGATCCTATCAAAAAAAATATAGAAAATAACCCTTCTCCTCAAGAACTTCAAAAGCAAGAACAAGCAATACAAAATTTTTATCCCAATTACATGGTCGACCAAAGCTTTCGTCCAGGAAGCTTTCCAATGTATTTAACTATCGATAAAGATCATCCTTCATATTTACATACCGTTAAGTACGGTCAATCTTTCATGTACTCAATTGGAGATGCAGCTATTGTGCATTGCTTTACTCAAAATGGACAATACTATAAAGTTAGACTAGGACTTGATAAAAGTAAAAATGAAGTTCATGGCTTTTACGCTGATCCAGGGACCTTTATTGCTATAGAAACTACAGATAATAATGGTGTAGGCTTCTCGCAAATTTCTACTGAAATCCCTAGTGGAAGCAATGGTGAGATTTTTATTCCGAAAAAAGAGAAATTACTACAATTGTTCCCAAATCAAAGTAAAATTATTGAACGTTTATCTATAAAAGAATAA
- a CDS encoding TetR/AcrR family transcriptional regulator — MSENKTRKTDRRTLYTIKVIKDAFIKLVKEEGYSKITITQICRNADITRSTFYLHFSSITDVLNTVLDDALFLVDENTFNLDNKNYSFDYLNKNESLVPACQRVGDTNKYQKLLMDPDLSEYIIGRIIKHERNKVIPAIIEKTGLNAEDAETLFIYVIHGSFAVNRANHFKKNEKWAHDVQLLNQFTKAGYQQLKKKH; from the coding sequence ATGTCAGAAAATAAAACGAGAAAAACAGATCGTAGAACCTTATATACAATTAAAGTAATTAAAGATGCCTTTATAAAACTGGTTAAAGAAGAAGGTTACTCTAAAATTACAATTACACAAATTTGTCGCAACGCTGACATTACTCGTTCAACTTTTTATTTACATTTTTCATCTATTACTGATGTCTTAAATACAGTATTAGATGATGCCTTATTCTTAGTTGATGAAAATACTTTTAATTTAGATAATAAAAACTATTCATTTGATTACTTAAATAAAAATGAGTCTTTAGTACCAGCATGTCAACGAGTCGGTGATACAAATAAATATCAAAAGCTTTTAATGGATCCAGACTTAAGTGAATATATTATTGGACGGATTATAAAACACGAACGTAATAAAGTTATTCCTGCAATTATTGAGAAAACTGGACTAAATGCAGAAGACGCAGAAACGTTATTTATTTATGTAATTCACGGCTCATTTGCTGTTAATCGTGCTAACCATTTTAAGAAAAATGAAAAATGGGCTCACGATGTACAATTACTTAATCAGTTTACCAAGGCCGGGTATCAACAATTAAAAAAGAAACATTAG
- the trxA gene encoding thioredoxin: MVDEITDATFDEETSEGVVLTDFWATWCGPCKMQSPVIDQLSEEMDDVKFTKMDVDQNQETARNLGIMAIPTLLIKKDGKIVDRLTGYTPKEKLEQILDQYTD; the protein is encoded by the coding sequence ATGGTTGATGAAATTACAGATGCAACTTTTGATGAAGAAACTAGTGAAGGTGTTGTTTTAACAGATTTCTGGGCAACATGGTGTGGTCCATGTAAGATGCAATCACCAGTAATTGACCAACTTTCAGAAGAAATGGATGATGTAAAATTCACCAAAATGGATGTTGATCAAAACCAAGAAACTGCTCGTAATCTAGGAATTATGGCAATCCCAACTTTATTAATTAAAAAAGATGGTAAGATTGTTGACCGTTTAACTGGCTACACTCCTAAAGAAAAACTTGAACAAATTTTAGATCAATATACTGACTAA
- a CDS encoding CvpA family protein, whose translation MISILILLIFIYCCYVGYRRGIVYEGLAAGGYVVGLIFATLLYKPFSNFLNLWVPYPSANDRSSFAFFDKTTGLTLDKSFYAAIAFSIILLVVCCLWRFVMLGFNQLRYVTVNSNLNLWGSLIISFIVTQISVYLLLFILATIPSDGLQNMLGHSILASGILHFSPGISQIFINLFITTI comes from the coding sequence ATGATTTCTATTCTCATTTTATTAATTTTTATTTATTGTTGTTATGTTGGCTATCGACGTGGGATAGTATATGAAGGTTTGGCTGCTGGTGGATATGTGGTAGGATTAATTTTTGCTACCTTATTGTATAAACCATTTAGTAACTTTTTAAATCTTTGGGTTCCATATCCTTCAGCTAATGATCGTAGTAGTTTTGCATTTTTTGATAAAACTACTGGCTTGACCCTGGATAAGTCATTTTATGCTGCAATTGCCTTTTCAATTATCTTATTGGTGGTTTGTTGTTTATGGCGTTTTGTAATGTTAGGTTTTAATCAGCTGAGGTATGTAACTGTAAATTCCAATTTAAATCTTTGGGGAAGTTTAATTATTTCTTTTATTGTGACACAGATTAGTGTTTATTTACTTTTGTTTATTTTAGCTACAATTCCTAGCGATGGTTTACAAAATATGCTAGGACATTCTATTTTAGCAAGTGGTATTTTGCATTTTTCTCCAGGAATTTCACAAATCTTCATAAATTTATTTATTACAACAATATAA
- the ruvX gene encoding Holliday junction resolvase RuvX, with protein sequence MRLLGLDVGSKTVGVAISDPLGITAQELETIKIDESKFSFGMRQIRKIVRKYEVEGFVLGLPKNMDGSSGHSVERSRQYGERLKEKFALPVYYMDERLTTVQADRILVEEAGVHDRVERKKVIDQMAAVLILQNYLEATRKDNQNE encoded by the coding sequence ATGCGATTACTTGGACTTGATGTTGGCTCTAAAACTGTCGGTGTTGCAATTAGTGACCCTTTGGGAATTACCGCTCAAGAGCTTGAAACAATTAAAATTGATGAAAGCAAATTTAGCTTTGGTATGCGCCAAATTAGAAAAATTGTGCGTAAATATGAGGTTGAGGGCTTTGTTTTAGGCTTGCCCAAAAATATGGATGGTAGTAGCGGACATTCAGTAGAAAGAAGTAGACAGTATGGTGAACGCTTGAAAGAAAAGTTTGCCTTACCTGTCTATTATATGGATGAACGCCTTACAACTGTGCAGGCTGATAGAATTTTAGTGGAAGAGGCCGGTGTCCATGATCGTGTTGAACGAAAAAAAGTTATTGACCAAATGGCTGCTGTTTTAATCTTACAAAATTATTTAGAAGCAACCAGAAAGGATAATCAAAATGAGTGA
- a CDS encoding endonuclease MutS2 has protein sequence MNSKIIEKLEYNRIIRQLSDLAITAPAKSQAMKLMPSSNFDEVKKSIDQTRVLSNILRVKGPMPITDFKDVGPSLRRLKVKANLNGEELGNIFLILSLAKDVDQFTSDLEEREIDTRPIEKYLKNLAVSEDLFKKLNQSIEYDGTVKDTASSKLMQLRHDIQSNETDIKNHMNDYISGKHTQYLSENIVTIRDGRYVLPVKQEYKNKFGGVVHDQSASGQTLFVEPQAVLVLNNRQQNLMAQERQEIHRILIELSELAGIYQKEIKNNAVALTQLDFLSAKSKLAKEMKATEPVLNQDHVIKLRKARHPLIDSKKVVPNNIELGTTFDTMLITGPNTGGKTITLKTLGLLQLMAQAGLFITAEEGSQLTVFNEIYADIGDEQSIEQSLSTFSSHMDQIIKIMKDVTEDDLVLIDELGAGTDPEEGASLAIAILDDLRQAQAKIAITTHYPELKLYGYNRDRTTNASMEFDLKKLAPTYRLRIGIPGQSNAFAIAHQLGMNEAVVNKARSLMDDEDSDINRMIERLTEQTKAAEQLHETLKQNVDQSITLKRQLQNGLDWYNQQVQKQLEKSQEKADELLAKKRQKADKIINDLEQQRRAGGQVRTNKVIEAKGALNKLERENQNLANNKVLQREKRRHDVNVGDNVKVLSYGQQGVITKKLGDHEFEVQIGILKVKVTDRDVEKVAAQTSQKKPEKSVRSSRGLRSTRASSELDLRGQRYEEALTNLDRYLDASLLAGLNTVTIIHGIGTGAIRNGVQQYLKRNRHVKSYSYAPANQGGTGATIVHLQ, from the coding sequence ATGAACTCTAAAATTATTGAAAAATTAGAATATAATCGCATAATTAGACAATTAAGTGACTTGGCAATTACAGCTCCTGCAAAGAGTCAGGCTATGAAATTAATGCCAAGTAGTAACTTTGATGAAGTAAAAAAATCAATTGATCAAACTAGAGTACTTTCTAATATCTTAAGAGTTAAAGGGCCAATGCCAATAACTGATTTTAAAGATGTGGGACCTAGTTTAAGGAGACTGAAAGTTAAGGCTAATTTGAATGGTGAAGAACTAGGAAATATTTTTCTAATCCTTAGCTTAGCTAAAGATGTTGATCAATTTACGTCCGATTTAGAAGAGCGTGAAATTGATACTCGTCCTATTGAAAAATATCTTAAGAATTTAGCAGTTTCAGAAGATTTGTTTAAAAAGTTAAACCAATCAATTGAATATGACGGAACCGTTAAAGATACAGCCTCATCGAAATTAATGCAGCTTCGCCATGATATTCAAAGCAATGAGACTGATATCAAGAATCATATGAATGACTATATCAGTGGAAAACATACTCAGTATTTGTCAGAAAATATTGTGACTATCAGAGATGGACGATATGTTTTACCAGTAAAACAGGAATATAAGAATAAGTTCGGTGGAGTTGTTCACGACCAGAGTGCTAGTGGACAGACTTTATTTGTGGAACCGCAAGCAGTTTTAGTACTTAATAATCGTCAGCAAAATTTGATGGCTCAGGAGCGTCAAGAAATTCACCGTATTTTAATTGAGTTATCAGAACTTGCTGGTATTTATCAAAAAGAGATTAAGAATAATGCAGTAGCTTTAACTCAACTAGACTTTTTAAGTGCTAAAAGTAAATTAGCTAAAGAAATGAAGGCTACAGAGCCTGTTTTAAATCAGGATCATGTTATTAAGTTAAGAAAAGCACGCCATCCATTGATTGACTCTAAAAAGGTAGTTCCAAATAATATTGAATTAGGAACTACTTTTGACACAATGTTAATTACAGGGCCAAACACTGGTGGTAAAACTATTACCTTAAAAACTTTAGGTTTGTTGCAATTAATGGCTCAAGCTGGTTTATTTATTACAGCTGAAGAAGGTAGTCAATTAACAGTCTTTAATGAAATCTATGCGGATATCGGGGACGAACAATCTATTGAGCAATCATTAAGTACTTTTTCATCACATATGGATCAAATTATTAAAATTATGAAAGATGTAACTGAAGATGATTTGGTATTAATTGATGAACTTGGTGCAGGTACTGACCCAGAAGAAGGTGCAAGCTTAGCGATTGCGATTTTAGATGATCTACGCCAAGCACAAGCTAAGATTGCGATTACTACTCACTATCCAGAGTTGAAACTTTATGGCTATAATCGCGATCGAACTACGAATGCATCAATGGAGTTTGATTTAAAGAAATTAGCTCCAACGTATCGCTTGAGAATTGGAATTCCTGGTCAGAGTAATGCTTTTGCGATTGCACATCAGCTCGGGATGAATGAAGCTGTAGTTAATAAGGCTAGAAGTTTGATGGATGATGAAGATAGTGATATTAATAGGATGATTGAGCGCTTAACTGAACAGACTAAGGCAGCTGAGCAACTTCATGAAACTTTAAAGCAAAACGTTGATCAAAGTATCACTCTTAAACGGCAACTTCAAAATGGACTTGATTGGTATAACCAGCAAGTACAAAAACAACTTGAAAAATCTCAAGAAAAAGCTGATGAATTGCTTGCTAAGAAGCGTCAAAAAGCTGATAAAATTATCAATGATCTTGAGCAGCAAAGAAGAGCTGGTGGTCAAGTTAGAACTAATAAGGTTATTGAAGCTAAAGGAGCTTTGAACAAGCTTGAGCGTGAAAATCAAAACTTGGCTAATAATAAAGTATTGCAACGGGAAAAGCGTCGTCATGATGTAAATGTAGGCGATAATGTAAAAGTTCTTTCATACGGTCAACAAGGTGTGATTACTAAAAAACTAGGTGACCATGAATTTGAAGTACAAATTGGTATTTTGAAGGTCAAGGTAACTGACCGCGATGTTGAAAAAGTTGCTGCCCAAACTAGCCAAAAGAAACCTGAAAAATCGGTTCGTTCTAGTCGTGGTCTTCGTTCTACTCGTGCAAGTAGCGAATTAGACTTGAGAGGACAACGCTACGAAGAAGCGTTAACTAATTTAGATAGATATCTTGATGCTTCATTATTAGCAGGTTTAAATACTGTTACAATTATTCATGGTATTGGAACTGGAGCGATTAGAAATGGAGTTCAGCAATACTTGAAGAGAAATCGTCATGTGAAAAGTTATAGCTATGCTCCAGCTAATCAAGGTGGAACTGGGGCAACAATAGTTCATTTGCAATAA
- the alaS gene encoding alanine--tRNA ligase: MKQLTSSQVRQMFLDFFKEHGHMVMQSASLIPQDDPTLLWINSGVATMKKYFDGSVVPKNHRITSSQKSIRTNDIENVGKTARHQTFFEMLGNFSVGDYFKKEVIPWAWEFLTSPKWLGLDPDKLYVTVYPKDTEAYHMWHDVVGLPEDHIVKLEDNFWDIGEGPCGPDSEIFYDRGQENNDVAEDDPENFPGGENARYLEIWNIVFSQFNHLPNGKYVDQPHKNIDTGMGLERVVSIIQDAPTNFETDLFMPIIKETEKLSDGKKYAANKEDDVAFKIIADHVRAVSFAIADGALPSNSGRGYVLRRLIRRADLNGQRLGIKGAFLYKLVPVVGEIMKSHYPEVVDQQAFIQKVIKNEEERFQVTLSSGLNLLDNIIAEAKKSDDKTVSGKDAFKLFDTYGFPYELTFEAAQDAGLKVDKKGFDEEMKAQKERARKARGNLQSMGSQDVTLMNIKDKSEFEYGTLEEKHAKLIDIVVDDKLVDKADGEHATLIFDKTPFYAERGGQVADHGEILNQNGELVARVTDVQHAPNDQNLHFVDVILPLEKGQEYILKVDQKRRRGLKHNHTATHLLHAALREVLGTHTHQAGSLVEPDYLRFDFTSLEPMTKKEIANVEKIVNEKIWEEIPVKTTVTDPDTGLKMGALALFGEKYGDTVRVVQIDDFSTEFCGGTHCENTDQIGMLKIVSESAVGAGTRRIIAVTGPEAYKYVTDRDEILKEVQDEVKATKVEDVTNKISSLEEDLRSSQKEAEQLKAQINKAKAGDLFNDVKQVKDLTVIAVQADVEGMNDLRELADNWKSSDKSDVLVLAAEVNGKANMVISLNDKAIKAGLKAGNLIKTAAPIFGGGGGGRPNMAQAGGKNPAGLKDAIDKVLQEVEEKQN, translated from the coding sequence ATGAAACAATTGACTAGTTCACAAGTACGTCAAATGTTCTTGGACTTTTTTAAAGAGCATGGCCACATGGTTATGCAAAGTGCATCATTAATTCCACAAGATGATCCAACCTTATTATGGATTAACTCTGGTGTTGCTACGATGAAGAAATATTTTGATGGTTCTGTTGTACCTAAGAATCACCGAATTACTTCTTCTCAAAAATCAATTAGAACTAACGATATTGAAAATGTTGGTAAGACTGCACGTCACCAAACTTTCTTTGAAATGCTTGGTAACTTCTCAGTTGGTGATTACTTTAAGAAAGAAGTTATCCCTTGGGCTTGGGAATTCTTAACTAGCCCAAAATGGCTAGGCTTAGACCCAGACAAACTATATGTGACTGTTTATCCTAAAGATACAGAAGCTTACCACATGTGGCATGATGTTGTTGGCTTACCTGAAGATCACATTGTTAAATTAGAAGATAACTTCTGGGATATCGGTGAAGGTCCATGTGGTCCTGACTCAGAAATTTTCTATGACCGTGGTCAAGAAAATAATGACGTTGCTGAAGATGATCCAGAAAACTTCCCAGGTGGGGAAAATGCTCGCTACCTTGAAATTTGGAATATTGTGTTCTCACAATTCAACCACTTACCAAATGGTAAATATGTTGATCAACCACATAAAAATATTGATACCGGTATGGGATTAGAACGTGTGGTTTCAATTATTCAAGATGCGCCAACTAACTTTGAAACTGACTTATTCATGCCAATTATTAAAGAAACTGAAAAGTTAAGTGATGGTAAGAAGTATGCTGCAAATAAAGAAGACGATGTAGCATTTAAGATCATTGCTGACCACGTTCGTGCAGTAAGTTTCGCAATTGCTGATGGTGCTCTTCCTTCAAATTCAGGTCGTGGATATGTCTTACGTCGCTTAATTAGACGTGCTGACTTAAACGGGCAACGTTTAGGCATTAAAGGCGCATTTTTATACAAATTAGTACCCGTAGTTGGCGAAATTATGAAGAGCCACTATCCAGAAGTTGTTGATCAACAAGCATTTATTCAAAAAGTAATTAAGAATGAAGAAGAAAGATTCCAAGTAACTCTTTCTTCTGGTTTGAACTTACTTGATAACATTATTGCTGAAGCTAAGAAGAGCGATGACAAGACTGTTTCTGGTAAAGATGCATTCAAGTTGTTTGATACTTATGGCTTCCCATACGAATTAACTTTTGAAGCTGCTCAAGATGCTGGCCTTAAGGTTGATAAGAAGGGCTTTGATGAAGAAATGAAAGCCCAGAAAGAACGTGCTCGTAAGGCTCGTGGTAACTTGCAATCAATGGGATCACAAGATGTTACTTTGATGAATATCAAGGACAAGAGTGAGTTTGAATACGGCACTTTAGAAGAAAAGCATGCTAAGTTAATAGATATTGTTGTAGACGACAAATTAGTTGACAAGGCTGATGGTGAACACGCAACTTTAATCTTTGATAAGACTCCATTTTACGCAGAACGTGGTGGACAAGTTGCTGACCACGGTGAAATTTTGAACCAAAATGGTGAATTAGTTGCCCGCGTAACTGATGTACAACATGCACCAAACGATCAAAACTTGCACTTTGTTGATGTTATTTTGCCACTTGAAAAGGGACAAGAATATATCTTGAAAGTTGACCAAAAACGTCGTCGTGGCTTAAAGCACAACCATACTGCTACTCACTTATTGCATGCAGCTTTACGTGAAGTTTTAGGTACACATACTCACCAAGCTGGATCTTTGGTTGAACCAGATTACTTACGTTTTGACTTTACTAGTTTAGAGCCAATGACTAAGAAAGAAATTGCTAACGTTGAAAAGATCGTTAACGAAAAGATCTGGGAAGAAATTCCAGTTAAAACAACTGTTACTGATCCTGATACTGGTTTGAAGATGGGTGCTTTAGCCTTATTTGGTGAAAAATATGGTGATACAGTTCGCGTTGTTCAAATCGATGACTTCTCAACTGAATTCTGTGGTGGTACGCACTGTGAAAACACCGACCAAATTGGTATGCTTAAGATTGTTTCTGAATCTGCTGTTGGTGCTGGTACTCGTAGAATTATTGCTGTCACTGGTCCAGAAGCCTACAAGTATGTAACAGACCGTGACGAAATCTTGAAGGAAGTTCAAGATGAAGTTAAGGCAACTAAGGTTGAAGATGTAACTAACAAGATTTCTTCCCTTGAAGAAGACTTACGTTCAAGTCAAAAAGAAGCTGAACAATTGAAAGCTCAAATTAACAAGGCTAAAGCTGGTGACTTGTTCAATGATGTTAAGCAAGTTAAAGATTTAACTGTAATTGCTGTACAAGCTGATGTTGAAGGCATGAATGACTTGCGTGAACTTGCTGATAATTGGAAGAGCAGTGATAAGTCTGACGTTTTAGTTTTAGCTGCTGAAGTTAATGGCAAGGCTAACATGGTTATTAGCTTGAACGATAAGGCAATTAAGGCTGGTCTTAAGGCTGGTAACTTAATTAAAACCGCTGCTCCTATCTTTGGTGGTGGCGGTGGTGGCCGTCCAAATATGGCACAAGCTGGTGGTAAGAATCCAGCAGGCTTAAAAGATGCTATTGATAAAGTGTTACAAGAAGTTGAAGAAAAACAAAATTAA
- a CDS encoding DUF1292 domain-containing protein: MSEKINANQDNDRQITLVDEQGNEELFEILFTFTSEDYGKSYVLLYPAAVSDDDDVEVQAFSYDADDDGDVTSSDLHEITDDDEWNMVQGVLNTFLSDDRLSGE, from the coding sequence ATGAGTGAAAAAATTAACGCTAACCAAGATAATGATCGTCAAATTACTTTAGTTGATGAACAAGGTAATGAAGAATTATTTGAAATATTGTTCACTTTTACGTCTGAAGATTATGGTAAATCTTACGTTTTACTGTATCCAGCAGCTGTCAGTGACGATGATGATGTCGAAGTACAAGCTTTCAGCTATGACGCAGATGATGATGGTGATGTAACTAGTTCTGACTTGCATGAAATCACAGATGATGACGAGTGGAATATGGTACAAGGAGTTTTAAATACATTTTTGTCAGACGATCGCTTAAGTGGCGAATAA
- a CDS encoding DEAD/DEAH box helicase — protein MAQTSSIFQSKKIRPKLQAGLEKINFKKPTKVQASVIPALLDNKNVVVQAATGSGKTHAYLIPILNMIDETAPVTQAVVTAPSRELANQLYKVARQLRDASGLNISIEYLGGGNDRNRQIEKAESRAPQLIIATPGRLHDFSSKKVINLDNVKAFVIDEADMTLDMGFLSQMDEIISKLDKKVVLGAFSATIPVKLENFLRKYMSKPEFIVIDNPAIIAPTIQNDLIDVGSRDKKEILYKLLTMGQPYLALVFANTKKTVDELTDYLEEQGLKVAKIHGGITERERKRIIRQVREGQYQYVVASDLAARGIDVPGVSLVINYEIPKDLEFVIHRIGRTGRNGLEGHAITLIYDDEMSQIEDLEKLGIHFDFKEIKNGELVERAHYHRRDNRQVRNHKLDNRMIGMVKKTKKKVKPGYKKKIKQAIQKDRQQKRKIEERHQVRKAKRRRKREREQARSNFDN, from the coding sequence ATGGCACAAACAAGTAGTATATTTCAAAGCAAGAAAATTCGTCCAAAATTACAAGCTGGACTAGAAAAAATTAATTTTAAAAAACCAACCAAAGTACAAGCTTCAGTTATTCCAGCACTTTTAGATAATAAAAATGTTGTTGTACAAGCTGCAACTGGATCAGGTAAGACACATGCATATTTGATTCCAATTTTAAATATGATTGATGAAACTGCACCAGTGACGCAAGCTGTGGTGACTGCTCCAAGTCGTGAATTAGCTAATCAATTGTATAAAGTGGCACGTCAATTGAGGGATGCTAGTGGTTTAAACATTTCAATTGAATATTTAGGTGGTGGAAACGATCGTAATCGCCAAATTGAAAAAGCTGAAAGTAGAGCGCCTCAGTTAATTATTGCCACTCCTGGTCGTTTACATGATTTTTCATCTAAGAAAGTCATTAATTTAGATAATGTTAAAGCTTTTGTTATCGATGAAGCAGACATGACTTTAGACATGGGCTTTTTAAGTCAAATGGATGAAATTATATCTAAGTTAGACAAAAAAGTTGTTTTAGGTGCTTTTTCAGCAACTATTCCAGTCAAGCTTGAAAACTTTTTAAGAAAGTATATGTCAAAGCCAGAATTCATCGTTATTGATAATCCAGCTATTATTGCACCAACGATTCAAAATGACCTAATTGATGTTGGATCACGAGATAAAAAAGAAATTTTGTATAAGTTACTAACTATGGGACAACCATACTTAGCCTTAGTTTTTGCCAATACAAAAAAGACGGTGGATGAACTAACTGATTATCTGGAAGAGCAAGGCCTTAAAGTGGCTAAGATCCATGGTGGAATTACAGAACGTGAACGTAAAAGAATTATTCGCCAAGTTAGAGAGGGGCAATATCAGTATGTTGTAGCTAGCGATTTAGCTGCAAGAGGAATTGACGTCCCTGGCGTTAGTTTAGTAATTAACTATGAAATTCCTAAAGATCTTGAATTTGTAATTCACCGAATCGGCAGAACTGGTAGAAACGGTCTTGAAGGGCATGCAATTACTTTGATTTATGATGATGAAATGTCACAAATTGAAGACTTAGAAAAATTAGGTATCCATTTTGATTTTAAGGAAATTAAAAATGGTGAACTAGTTGAAAGAGCTCACTATCATCGTCGTGATAATCGTCAAGTGCGTAACCATAAGCTTGATAATCGAATGATCGGGATGGTAAAGAAGACTAAGAAAAAAGTAAAGCCAGGTTATAAGAAGAAAATTAAGCAAGCTATTCAAAAGGACCGTCAGCAAAAGCGGAAGATTGAAGAACGTCATCAAGTCAGAAAAGCTAAACGCAGACGTAAGCGCGAACGTGAACAAGCACGTAGTAATTTTGACAACTAG